A genomic window from Variovorax paradoxus includes:
- the atpB gene encoding F0F1 ATP synthase subunit A produces the protein MAAENAAEHGQTAGEYIVHHLTHLQSSKPGGVADFSVFNFDSLFFSITLGILGCWLLWLAARKATSGVPGRFQAAVELLVEMVDQQAKGIVHNATSRKFVAPLALTIFVWIFLLNAMDLFPVDLFPAIWAKIFHIAGEDPHHAYLRVVPTADLSVTMGMSVAVLLICIYYNIKIKGAGGWIHELFTAPFGNHWALYPFNFAMQMIEFVAKTVSHGMRLFGNMYAGELIFLLIALMGGAWSMSATGIGLAIGHIIAGTAWAIFHILIITLQAFVFMMLTLVYIGQAHEHH, from the coding sequence ATGGCTGCTGAAAACGCTGCGGAACATGGTCAGACCGCGGGTGAATACATCGTTCACCACTTGACGCACCTGCAAAGCTCCAAGCCCGGAGGTGTTGCTGACTTCTCGGTTTTCAATTTCGACTCGCTCTTTTTCTCGATCACGCTCGGCATCCTGGGTTGCTGGCTGCTCTGGCTGGCTGCCCGCAAGGCCACTTCGGGTGTTCCCGGCCGTTTTCAAGCGGCTGTCGAACTGCTCGTCGAAATGGTCGACCAGCAGGCCAAGGGCATCGTCCACAACGCCACGAGCCGCAAGTTCGTCGCGCCGCTGGCCCTCACGATCTTCGTGTGGATCTTCCTGCTGAACGCAATGGACCTGTTCCCGGTCGATTTGTTCCCGGCAATTTGGGCCAAGATCTTCCACATCGCCGGCGAAGACCCGCACCACGCCTACCTGCGTGTCGTGCCCACCGCCGACCTCTCGGTGACCATGGGCATGTCGGTGGCCGTGCTGCTGATCTGTATCTACTACAACATCAAGATCAAGGGCGCCGGCGGCTGGATCCACGAGCTGTTCACCGCACCCTTCGGCAACCACTGGGCGCTGTACCCCTTCAACTTCGCCATGCAGATGATCGAGTTCGTCGCCAAGACGGTCTCGCACGGCATGCGGTTGTTCGGCAACATGTACGCCGGTGAACTGATCTTCCTGCTGATCGCCCTGATGGGTGGTGCCTGGTCCATGTCGGCCACCGGCATCGGCCTGGCCATCGGCCACATCATCGCGGGCACGGCCTGGGCCATCTTCCACATCCTGATCATCACGCTGCAAGCCTTCGTGTTCATGATGCTGACGCTGGTCTACATCGGCCAGGCTCACGAGCACCACTGA
- a CDS encoding YbeD family protein: MTDNTTTTDTNAIPDPRKESLIEYPSQFPIKVMGAKVDGFVHAVTQIAEQFDPTFDATTIELRDSKAGNYLGVTITVTATSREQLDDLYRALSAHPMVKVVL; the protein is encoded by the coding sequence ATGACCGACAACACGACCACCACCGACACCAACGCAATCCCCGACCCGCGCAAGGAATCGCTGATCGAGTACCCCTCGCAGTTTCCGATCAAGGTGATGGGCGCCAAGGTCGACGGCTTCGTGCATGCCGTCACGCAGATCGCCGAGCAATTCGACCCGACCTTCGACGCCACCACCATCGAGCTGCGCGACAGCAAGGCCGGCAACTACCTCGGCGTGACCATCACCGTCACGGCCACCAGCCGCGAGCAACTCGACGACCTGTATCGCGCGCTGTCCGCGCACCCGATGGTCAAGGTCGTGCTTTGA
- a CDS encoding F0F1 ATP synthase subunit B, translating into MSITGTLIVQMIVFLILVGFTMKYVWPPIAKALDDRAAKIAEGLAAADKAKSELSAANKRVEAELGQARNESAQRLADAERRAQAIVEEAKARATEEGNKIVAAARVEADQQALKAREALREQVAALAVKGAEQILRKEVNAGVHADLLARLQTEL; encoded by the coding sequence GTGAGCATTACCGGTACCCTGATCGTTCAGATGATCGTGTTCCTGATCCTGGTCGGGTTCACGATGAAGTACGTGTGGCCGCCGATCGCGAAAGCGCTGGACGACCGCGCTGCGAAGATCGCCGAAGGCCTCGCTGCCGCCGACAAGGCCAAGTCCGAGCTGTCCGCCGCCAACAAGCGCGTGGAAGCCGAACTGGGTCAGGCACGCAACGAGTCCGCACAACGTCTTGCCGACGCCGAACGTCGCGCCCAGGCCATCGTTGAAGAGGCCAAGGCCCGCGCGACCGAGGAAGGCAACAAGATCGTTGCAGCCGCACGCGTCGAAGCCGACCAGCAGGCACTGAAGGCCCGTGAAGCACTGCGCGAGCAGGTTGCCGCACTGGCCGTCAAGGGCGCAGAGCAGATTCTGCGCAAGGAAGTGAATGCAGGCGTTCACGCCGATTTGCTCGCCCGTCTGCAGACCGAACTCTGA
- a CDS encoding Gfo/Idh/MocA family protein, producing MSFTTPAIDDDSTAIVADPIATSTAPPPFDAPLAHAVVGLGRFGCVHARKLLALSGFHLRALVDCSSSARAASELAALPLLPSLDDLPPGIASVTVATSDDAHAEVAMALMRRGCHVLVEKPLCIDRHEGALMIHTARQCGVTLSTGHIERFNPVFDEAMLDRLRNAAASHGQGQQGRRPFMRFRRYSTRTATARDSVLDLMVHDIDLFAWLCAIPVEAPLEVLARHIGEQGVRARVRLGELVAEFESGYGSMPASARLHVCDGHREQLLDLRGSTATATGDDALARQYQGFRRAILGQASRVASGADGLVAVTRACQILHA from the coding sequence ATGTCCTTCACGACGCCTGCCATCGACGACGACAGCACGGCCATCGTCGCCGACCCCATAGCCACCTCCACGGCTCCGCCCCCGTTCGACGCTCCGCTGGCCCATGCAGTCGTGGGCCTCGGCCGCTTCGGCTGCGTCCACGCCCGAAAGCTCCTCGCCCTGAGCGGCTTCCATCTGCGTGCCCTGGTGGATTGCTCGTCGTCGGCCCGCGCTGCCAGCGAACTCGCGGCGCTGCCGCTTTTGCCAAGCCTGGACGATCTGCCGCCGGGCATTGCGTCGGTCACAGTCGCCACCAGCGACGACGCGCACGCCGAAGTCGCGATGGCATTGATGCGGCGCGGCTGCCACGTGCTGGTCGAGAAGCCGCTTTGCATCGACCGGCACGAAGGCGCCCTGATGATCCACACCGCGCGGCAATGCGGCGTCACCCTGAGCACCGGGCACATCGAGCGCTTCAACCCGGTGTTCGACGAAGCCATGCTCGACCGGCTTCGGAACGCGGCGGCGAGCCACGGCCAGGGCCAGCAGGGCCGGCGTCCCTTCATGCGGTTTCGCCGCTATTCGACCCGCACGGCCACGGCCAGGGACAGCGTGCTCGACCTGATGGTGCACGACATCGACCTGTTCGCCTGGCTGTGCGCGATTCCCGTGGAAGCACCACTGGAAGTGCTCGCGCGGCACATCGGCGAACAAGGCGTCCGCGCCCGCGTGCGGCTGGGCGAACTGGTCGCCGAATTCGAGAGCGGCTACGGCAGCATGCCGGCCAGCGCCCGGTTGCACGTGTGCGACGGCCACCGTGAGCAGCTGCTGGATCTGCGCGGTTCGACAGCGACGGCGACCGGCGACGATGCCCTGGCACGGCAGTACCAGGGCTTCCGGCGCGCCATCCTGGGCCAGGCCAGCCGCGTCGCGTCGGGTGCCGACGGCCTTGTGGCCGTCACCCGGGCCTGCCAGATACTGCACGCATGA
- the atpE gene encoding F0F1 ATP synthase subunit C, producing the protein MEVISFVALAAGLIIGLGAVGACIGIGIMGSKYLESAARQPELMGELQTKMFLLAGLIDAAFIIGTGIALWFATANPFLAQIALLPK; encoded by the coding sequence ATGGAAGTTATTAGCTTTGTTGCACTGGCCGCCGGCCTGATCATCGGTCTGGGCGCTGTGGGCGCATGTATCGGCATCGGCATCATGGGCAGCAAGTACCTCGAGTCGGCCGCACGTCAGCCTGAACTCATGGGTGAACTTCAAACCAAGATGTTCCTGCTGGCTGGTCTGATCGACGCCGCTTTCATTATCGGCACCGGTATCGCTCTGTGGTTCGCAACGGCCAACCCGTTCCTGGCCCAGATCGCTCTCCTGCCGAAGTAA
- the lipA gene encoding lipoyl synthase, with translation MSTTEVVRDAQSAETYNPLAKQKAAAKLSRIPVKVVQTGEVLKKPEWIRVKAGSPTTRFYEIKQILRESNLHTVCEEASCPNIGECFGNGTATFMIMGDKCTRRCPFCDVGHGRPDPLDKDEPLNLAKTIAKLRLKYVVITSVDRDDLRDGGSQHFVDCIRNIRELSPMTQIEILVPDFRGRDDRALEILKAAPPDVMNHNLETAPRLYKEARPGSDYQFSLNLLKKFKALHPNVPTKSGIMVGLGETDEEILQVMRDMRAHDIDMLTIGQYLSPSGSHLPVRRYVHPDTFKMFEEEAYKMGFSHAAVGAMVRSSYHADQQAGHVLAGAPSLD, from the coding sequence ATGAGCACCACAGAAGTCGTCCGCGACGCCCAGAGCGCCGAAACCTACAACCCCCTGGCCAAGCAGAAAGCGGCGGCCAAGCTCTCGCGCATTCCCGTCAAGGTGGTGCAGACCGGCGAAGTGCTCAAGAAGCCCGAGTGGATCCGCGTCAAGGCCGGCAGCCCCACCACGCGCTTCTACGAAATCAAGCAGATCCTGCGCGAGAGCAACCTGCACACCGTCTGCGAAGAGGCTTCGTGCCCGAACATCGGCGAATGCTTCGGCAACGGCACGGCCACCTTCATGATCATGGGCGACAAGTGCACGCGCCGCTGCCCGTTCTGCGACGTGGGCCACGGCCGCCCCGACCCGCTGGACAAGGACGAGCCGCTCAACCTCGCCAAGACCATCGCCAAGCTGCGCCTGAAGTACGTGGTGATCACCAGCGTCGACCGCGACGACCTGCGCGACGGCGGCAGCCAGCACTTCGTCGACTGCATCAGGAACATCCGCGAGCTCTCGCCGATGACGCAGATCGAGATCCTGGTGCCCGACTTCCGCGGCCGCGACGACCGCGCCCTTGAAATCCTCAAGGCCGCCCCGCCGGACGTGATGAACCACAACCTCGAAACCGCGCCGCGCCTCTACAAGGAAGCGCGCCCCGGCAGCGACTACCAGTTCAGCCTGAACCTGCTGAAGAAGTTCAAGGCGCTGCACCCCAATGTGCCGACCAAGAGCGGCATCATGGTCGGCCTGGGCGAGACCGACGAAGAAATCCTGCAGGTCATGCGTGACATGCGCGCCCACGACATCGACATGCTGACCATCGGCCAGTACCTGTCGCCGTCGGGCTCGCACCTGCCGGTGCGCCGCTACGTGCACCCCGACACTTTCAAGATGTTCGAGGAAGAGGCCTACAAGATGGGCTTCAGCCATGCGGCGGTGGGTGCGATGGTGCGGTCCAGCTATCACGCAGACCAGCAGGCAGGACACGTTCTGGCCGGCGCGCCGTCGCTCGATTGA
- a CDS encoding DegT/DnrJ/EryC1/StrS family aminotransferase: MKIPLFRPAASAEPMATRLAQALAAVLRSGTYILGPQVQALEARLSTLLHGRETVAVGSGSEALLLAFKSLGIGSAGGGDALDEVLMPTYTFVACAEAVLGAGARPVFVDSAPDDFLPTLAHFRNARTPRTRAILAVGLFGDPSGLPELAAYCRDEKLLLVEDVAQCLGARASDGTAAGNAGTWGDAAAMSFYPTKTLGAAGDAGALAFRDPLHAGKARLLRNHGYHDGQHHCLGHNSRMDELQACLLNAALDDFPAHIARRRAIAARYLSAWADLPIRLPPDSPGHAWNYFVIRLPGPRERETFAARLATSGIATRIYYEQPLHRHEALQPWHGNGALPHSETLAGCSLALPLYPMLDDEEIEYIIGAVRQAAATGA; encoded by the coding sequence ATGAAGATCCCGCTGTTCCGGCCGGCGGCTTCCGCCGAACCGATGGCGACGCGCCTGGCCCAGGCCCTCGCCGCCGTGCTGCGCAGCGGCACGTACATCCTCGGCCCGCAGGTCCAGGCTCTGGAGGCTCGGCTGTCGACCCTGCTGCACGGCCGCGAGACCGTGGCCGTGGGGTCGGGCTCCGAAGCACTGCTGCTGGCCTTCAAGAGCCTCGGCATCGGAAGCGCGGGTGGAGGAGATGCGCTCGACGAGGTCCTGATGCCGACCTACACCTTCGTCGCGTGCGCGGAAGCAGTGCTCGGCGCCGGCGCGCGGCCGGTCTTCGTCGACAGCGCGCCAGACGACTTCCTGCCAACGCTCGCGCATTTCCGCAACGCCCGCACGCCCCGGACCCGCGCGATCCTCGCGGTCGGCCTCTTTGGCGACCCGAGCGGCCTGCCCGAGCTGGCCGCATATTGCCGCGACGAAAAACTGCTGCTGGTCGAGGACGTGGCCCAGTGCCTCGGCGCCCGGGCCAGTGACGGCACCGCGGCGGGCAACGCCGGCACATGGGGCGACGCCGCGGCGATGAGCTTCTATCCGACCAAGACCCTCGGTGCTGCCGGCGACGCCGGTGCGCTGGCCTTCAGGGACCCGCTCCACGCCGGCAAGGCCCGGCTGTTGCGCAACCATGGCTACCACGACGGCCAGCACCACTGCCTCGGGCACAACAGCCGCATGGACGAACTGCAAGCCTGCCTGCTCAATGCCGCCCTGGACGATTTCCCGGCCCACATCGCGCGACGGCGCGCCATCGCCGCACGCTACCTGTCGGCCTGGGCGGACTTGCCGATTCGCTTGCCGCCAGACTCGCCCGGCCACGCGTGGAACTACTTCGTCATCCGGCTGCCCGGCCCGCGCGAACGCGAAACCTTTGCGGCCCGACTGGCCACATCCGGCATCGCCACCCGCATCTACTACGAGCAGCCGCTGCACCGGCACGAGGCACTCCAGCCCTGGCACGGCAACGGCGCCCTGCCGCACAGCGAGACGCTGGCCGGCTGTTCGCTCGCGTTGCCGCTCTACCCGATGCTCGACGACGAGGAAATCGAGTACATCATCGGTGCCGTGCGGCAAGCTGCTGCGACTGGCGCTTGA
- the lipB gene encoding lipoyl(octanoyl) transferase LipB, giving the protein MTDTATVPAIELHPLGRVDYADTFAAMKQFTMERTPDTPDALWICEHAPVFTQGIAGKQDHILNPGAIPVVQTDRGGQVTFHGPGQVVAYPLIDLRRAGYFVKEYVYRIEESVLRTLAHFGVTGHRVPGAPGIYVRQDDPFSHAALTGPMPAADPFRGLGKIAALGIKVSRHATYHGVALNVQMDLEPFSRINPCGYAGLQTVDLSTIGIQTTWEEAATVLSQKLTAYLAP; this is encoded by the coding sequence ATGACAGACACCGCCACCGTTCCCGCCATCGAGCTGCACCCGCTGGGCCGCGTCGACTACGCCGATACCTTCGCGGCGATGAAACAGTTCACGATGGAACGCACGCCCGACACGCCCGATGCGCTATGGATTTGCGAGCACGCCCCGGTGTTCACGCAAGGCATCGCGGGCAAGCAGGACCACATCCTGAACCCCGGCGCCATCCCGGTCGTGCAGACCGACCGCGGCGGCCAGGTCACCTTCCATGGCCCCGGCCAAGTGGTGGCATACCCGCTGATCGATCTGCGCCGGGCGGGCTACTTCGTCAAGGAATACGTCTACCGCATCGAGGAATCGGTGCTGCGCACGCTCGCCCACTTCGGCGTGACCGGCCACCGCGTGCCCGGCGCGCCGGGCATCTACGTGCGCCAGGACGACCCGTTCTCGCACGCCGCGCTGACCGGCCCAATGCCCGCCGCCGACCCGTTCCGCGGCCTCGGCAAGATCGCCGCGCTGGGCATCAAGGTGAGCCGCCATGCCACTTATCACGGTGTGGCGCTCAACGTGCAGATGGACCTCGAACCCTTCTCCCGCATCAACCCTTGCGGCTATGCAGGGCTGCAAACGGTCGACCTTTCTACAATCGGCATCCAAACCACATGGGAAGAAGCCGCCACGGTGCTGAGCCAGAAGCTCACCGCCTACCTGGCGCCTTGA
- a CDS encoding F0F1 ATP synthase subunit delta, which yields MAELATIARPYAEALFKASSSDVAGTSAWLEKIAAIAANPELQQFADNPKATAEQVIGVVAGAFGAPLAAPAQNFLGALLENGRFSVLPEIAKQFRALANAKSGSSDAVVYSAFPIDGPALANVSAALEKRFGRKLQVTVQQEPELIGGIRVVVGDEVLDTSVKARLEQMKVALAA from the coding sequence ATGGCAGAACTCGCCACCATTGCACGCCCCTACGCCGAGGCGCTCTTCAAGGCGTCGTCGTCCGACGTCGCCGGTACCAGCGCCTGGCTCGAAAAGATTGCCGCCATCGCGGCCAATCCGGAGCTCCAGCAGTTCGCCGACAACCCGAAGGCCACGGCCGAACAGGTGATCGGCGTGGTCGCCGGTGCATTCGGTGCACCGTTGGCCGCTCCTGCCCAGAACTTCCTGGGTGCGCTCCTCGAGAACGGGCGCTTTTCGGTGCTGCCGGAAATTGCGAAGCAGTTCCGGGCACTGGCCAACGCGAAGAGCGGTTCGTCCGACGCCGTGGTCTACAGCGCCTTCCCGATCGACGGCCCGGCGCTGGCCAATGTGTCGGCCGCGCTCGAAAAGCGTTTCGGTCGCAAGCTCCAGGTCACGGTCCAGCAAGAGCCGGAACTGATCGGCGGCATTCGTGTGGTGGTCGGCGACGAGGTGCTCGACACCTCCGTCAAAGCGCGCCTTGAACAAATGAAAGTTGCGCTGGCAGCCTGA
- a CDS encoding ATP synthase subunit I, producing the protein MKTIARQDSEVAEDLDAEFKPLTADEARELRAKNPSVSPWRVIAGQLVVGLVVALAAWGLTGRQNLGWSAAYGAIAVVVPSAVFARGLTGRFSSLNPGTAVFGFFLWEMVKMALSVAMLIAAPRLITALSWPAMLIGLVVTMKAAWLAVMFSPRRRQQRDE; encoded by the coding sequence ATGAAAACAATCGCCCGTCAAGACTCGGAGGTCGCTGAAGACCTCGATGCAGAATTCAAGCCGTTGACCGCCGATGAGGCGCGTGAACTGCGAGCAAAGAACCCTTCGGTCTCCCCATGGCGGGTGATCGCGGGTCAGTTGGTTGTCGGTCTGGTGGTGGCTCTGGCCGCCTGGGGACTGACGGGGAGGCAAAATCTGGGTTGGTCCGCCGCTTACGGTGCGATCGCGGTGGTTGTTCCATCAGCGGTTTTCGCGCGCGGGCTGACCGGTCGGTTTTCTTCCTTGAATCCGGGCACTGCGGTGTTCGGATTCTTCCTGTGGGAAATGGTCAAGATGGCCTTGTCCGTGGCGATGCTGATCGCCGCGCCAAGGCTGATAACGGCGCTGAGCTGGCCAGCAATGCTGATCGGCCTGGTGGTGACAATGAAGGCGGCCTGGTTGGCGGTGATGTTCTCGCCCCGGCGCCGGCAACAGAGAGACGAGTAA
- a CDS encoding D-amino acid aminotransferase, whose amino-acid sequence MHPITDALPATLCYLDGEYTALRDAKISVLDRGFIFGDGIYEYVPVYFGQPFCFEEHMARLDRSLAELQIENPLSLEQWREIVMRLVEPGGDEPQSVYFQVTRGVAPRDHAMVRGLRPTVFVMVNPLPPISDAIRAKGVACVTAADFRWQKAHIKSTSLLGAVLARQISVEAGAAETIMFRDEWLSEASSSNVWIVKDGKLMGPPKNNLVLTGIRYSLFERLCKALGIPFALRPISRDEVFAADELLISSASKELLPVVTLDGQAIGNGLPGPIYKSLYAAYQQAKQHNAQKHGALA is encoded by the coding sequence ATGCACCCTATCACCGACGCCCTGCCCGCCACGCTTTGTTACCTCGACGGCGAGTACACCGCCCTGCGCGACGCGAAGATCAGCGTCCTCGACCGTGGCTTCATTTTCGGCGACGGCATCTACGAATACGTCCCCGTCTACTTCGGCCAGCCCTTCTGCTTCGAGGAGCACATGGCCCGCCTCGACCGCTCGCTCGCCGAGTTGCAGATAGAAAACCCGCTTTCGCTCGAGCAATGGCGCGAGATCGTGATGCGCCTGGTCGAGCCCGGCGGCGACGAACCCCAGTCAGTGTACTTTCAGGTGACGCGCGGCGTGGCTCCGCGCGACCACGCAATGGTGCGCGGCCTGCGCCCGACGGTGTTCGTGATGGTGAACCCGCTGCCCCCCATCTCCGACGCCATCCGCGCCAAGGGCGTGGCCTGCGTCACCGCGGCCGACTTCCGCTGGCAGAAGGCCCACATCAAGAGCACCAGCCTGCTGGGCGCCGTGCTCGCGCGGCAGATCAGCGTGGAGGCCGGCGCGGCCGAGACCATCATGTTCCGCGACGAATGGCTCAGCGAGGCCTCGTCGAGCAACGTGTGGATCGTGAAGGACGGCAAGCTGATGGGCCCGCCCAAGAACAACCTCGTGCTGACCGGCATCCGCTACAGCTTGTTCGAGCGCCTGTGCAAGGCGCTCGGCATTCCCTTTGCGCTGCGCCCCATCTCGCGCGACGAGGTGTTCGCCGCCGACGAGTTGCTGATCTCCTCGGCCAGCAAGGAGCTGCTACCCGTCGTCACGCTCGACGGGCAGGCTATTGGCAACGGCCTCCCCGGCCCCATTTACAAGAGCTTGTATGCGGCCTACCAGCAGGCCAAGCAACACAACGCACAGAAGCACGGAGCCCTGGCATGA
- a CDS encoding glycosyltransferase family 4 protein produces MNNDTATAPAVDAPPSGRPLHILLAMCYLLHRTGAEMFTRDLAMWLRRRGHAVTIFATAFGDMANELRFASIACVTDLADMAARPDVIVGNTHHETVRALLHFHDVPVLTICHDRSDDHGRPAQFAQVVCHVAVDENCAQRLVHEFGIARERIELIQNGIDLSRFPRRGELPARPRTALVFSNYASHDAQLEEIRAACVQRGLSLDVIGSGTGNHLPDPAEALGRYDIVFGKGRCATEALCTGNSVVVLDPVWGMGEMVTAQTVAHARRWNFGRALLIRPITRESVGAELDRYDADDAGKAGEWMRAHGSLDATLGALESCVQRMVLQHPVVEVPASRRADEMSRYMQDWIRRGSPSAAHLNIASLHQHIAGLQQSFNDHQRIYQARIDALQAETQRQADHAAAQAAQATQSNADWNARLAEAEQQARQARAELALLQAQLREVYASHSWRVTGPLRRISTLVRPGGPSA; encoded by the coding sequence TTGAACAACGACACGGCGACGGCCCCTGCTGTGGACGCGCCGCCGTCCGGCAGGCCCCTGCACATCCTGCTGGCGATGTGCTACCTGCTGCATCGCACAGGCGCCGAAATGTTCACGCGCGACCTGGCAATGTGGCTGCGCCGCCGCGGGCATGCCGTCACCATCTTCGCGACGGCCTTCGGCGACATGGCGAACGAATTGCGCTTCGCCTCCATCGCCTGCGTTACCGACCTGGCCGACATGGCTGCGCGACCGGACGTGATCGTCGGCAACACGCACCACGAGACGGTTCGCGCGCTGCTGCATTTCCACGACGTGCCGGTCCTCACGATATGCCATGACCGCAGCGACGATCACGGGCGCCCGGCGCAGTTCGCACAGGTCGTATGCCATGTGGCCGTCGACGAGAACTGCGCGCAGCGCCTGGTGCACGAGTTCGGCATCGCGCGCGAACGCATCGAGCTGATCCAGAACGGTATCGACCTTTCGCGCTTTCCCCGGCGCGGCGAGCTGCCGGCGCGGCCCCGCACCGCGCTGGTCTTCAGCAACTACGCCTCGCACGACGCGCAACTCGAGGAGATCCGCGCCGCCTGCGTGCAGCGCGGACTGTCGCTGGACGTGATCGGCAGCGGCACGGGCAACCACCTGCCCGACCCGGCCGAGGCACTTGGCCGCTACGACATCGTCTTCGGCAAGGGCCGCTGCGCCACCGAGGCGCTGTGCACTGGCAACTCGGTGGTGGTGCTCGATCCGGTCTGGGGCATGGGCGAGATGGTGACGGCGCAGACCGTGGCCCACGCACGACGCTGGAATTTCGGCCGGGCATTGCTGATCCGGCCGATCACTCGGGAGAGCGTGGGCGCCGAACTCGACCGCTATGACGCCGACGATGCAGGCAAGGCCGGCGAATGGATGCGCGCGCATGGCAGCCTCGACGCCACGCTCGGTGCGCTCGAGAGTTGCGTGCAGCGCATGGTCCTGCAGCATCCGGTGGTCGAGGTGCCCGCGAGCCGGCGGGCGGACGAGATGTCCCGCTACATGCAGGACTGGATCCGGCGCGGCAGCCCTTCGGCGGCGCATCTGAATATTGCGTCCTTGCATCAGCACATCGCGGGGCTGCAGCAATCCTTCAACGACCATCAGCGCATATATCAAGCCCGGATCGACGCGCTGCAAGCCGAGACACAGCGGCAGGCGGACCATGCCGCCGCGCAGGCCGCGCAGGCCACGCAATCGAACGCCGACTGGAATGCACGGCTGGCCGAAGCCGAGCAGCAGGCTCGCCAGGCGCGCGCCGAACTCGCCCTGCTCCAGGCCCAACTGCGCGAGGTCTATGCCAGTCACTCATGGCGCGTGACCGGTCCGCTGCGCCGTATTTCGACCCTCGTCCGACCGGGCGGCCCAAGCGCATGA